TCTACAGTACGCGTCCTGCTGTCGATAAGCAAGGTGTCGGAGAGAAAGGGACTGCTTCGCACGACCAGCTGCCCTGCGCCTTCTCGACGAGCAGCAGTCCCGGCTCGTTGGCCTGCAAGGCGCCGACAAGCTCCCCTGCCGTGACCAATACGCGCTTCTGCCGCCGGATTCCATGTTCCAGACCGGCCCGCAATAGTTCGAGATCAGGATGTCCATTGGAATGCGTCGAATGGTCGGGGAAGAGGATGAACGAGCCGATGTGCAGCGCGCCGTTCATTCGCACCGGCGCGCCGGCCACCGCAACGATGTGCTGTGCCGCGGCCGTGGACTTCAAGGGGTCGAGCCTGGCGTCGTCGACGTCGAACGCCAGCTCGGCGGCCTTCTCCCGGGTATAGCCGGTCATGGACATTTCGGGAAAGACGATCAGATCGGCCCGATGTTGCGCTGCGATATCGAGCAGTCGGCAATGGTCGCGAAGATTCTCCTCGACCGTGTCCCGGGCCATGACTTGCGCGATGGCGAATTTCATCTCTTCCGGGTTTCCTCTGCGGAAGTCCCGCCGCGTCCTCGTGGCGCGATACTTTGACAGTCTACAGCCGGCCCCGTACTGTCGATAATCGAGGTGTCCGAGATGTTCCGGTCGCGTTGGCTTCCGGCGTTGCGCCACCGCCTGCGTGCTCTCTTCGGGCGGGGCCGGCTCGAGCGCGAACTGGACGCCGAGCTCCGGTTTCATCTCGACCGGCAGACCGCCGAGCACGTCGAGCGGGGACTGCCGCGGGGCAAGGCCCGCCGCCGGGCGCTGGCCGCCTTCGGGGGAGTCGACGTCATCAAGGGGATGTCGCGCGATCAGTGGGCGTCTCACGTCCTGGACCGGGCGGTTCGGGAAACACGCCATGCGGCGCGCGTGCTACGGTCCCGCCTACCTCACATCCCCAGCCCCCCTACTCTTGGGCTGCCGCGCGCGCGTCGCGAGCGGCCTGCTGCGCCTCTATGATGTACATGATGTACCGGCGGGCCGTCACCGACCGCGAGTGGTCGCCTCGGGCAAGAGCGCAACCTCTAACGCGGTGATGACGCGTAGGCACGCGTCCGCAAAGAGACCAATCTCCTCGCCGACCAAGTGTACCGTTTCGCCGGGTTGCTCGACCTGCGTCAACGCGACATATTGCTCATCCGCGACGCCCAGATTGTGCCCGATGACATGACGCTTCTCGATGTTGATCGCCATGCGATGGGATTCCTCATCCGAGAGTACGGCGTATAGGTCGATGTCCATCTCAGCGAACTTCTTGCCGCCCCTCCTGATGTTCTGGAAGGCATTACCGATCGCCTTCTTGCTGCACAACTTTGCCGCTCTGTCGGGTAACCGCCGGCGCGCGAGGTGGCGGTAAATCGCCTTTAGCGTCGTTTCAAATGCGGTCAGAACATCTTCATGGGCGTTGCCCAGGAGCCGATACGCGAGCTCGGAATACCCCCCACGGTCCTGCGCTGCGGCAACGGCGAGTTGTTCGTGCACCAACGTGATTTCCCGCCGAAAATGCAGCGCCAGATTGGGTGCGCCGCAATCGGGGCAGAAGAGAGCGAGGGCATAGACCCCGTACGAGCGTTGGCAGACGTCGCACGAGAGATCGCGCAGCAGGTCCTCGCGGATCGCGACAGGGCGTGCCGCGTGGCTCGGCTTGTGTTCCAGCCTCATGCTGATAAGGCCGCCGCCAGGCTGCTGGCGATTGAAGTCCCTGGCGAGATCGCCAAACCAGTCGCTCACGTCGGCGGCCACATCATGACCAATCTGACGCTTGATGTCCTCGATGTCCGCAGAATGCACGAACGCGTCATCATCCGCCATGTAGCCCGTATATGGACACACGGTCTGGCCCGGCCCCGGTGCGCGGCGAATCCGGGCACGGTCCTCTTCGCGAATCTGTCGCTCCGAGGGAGCACTGCCGATTAGGAACAGCCTCGGCACAGCGTCCGGATTGGGCGAGAACTGGTACACCTTGCCCGACGGACTTCGCGGACGCGGATACGACAGCTCCATGCGGCTTCGCGTTCCGCCCGTACGGTTTCCCTCAAGCCGGCGAAAACGAAAACTACTCGTCACTGGTGTGGTTGGATAGCCGGCTTGGACACGATCTCCACGCGACGACCGGTGCAACCGCTACTCTTGGTAACCGTCTCGTTCGCGGGACGTACCAGGACCACTGCTGTCCCACATTTTCAGCACCACAGGAGCATCTGCGGGTTCGGGGCACCCGGTGGCGAGGGAGGCATGAACAACTCCACCAGTGAGCGGCGGTCGAACAGGTTGAGTTGGAGAACCCGTAGCATCCGGTGCAGGGTCCAGCTCAGCCGCAGGACGAACTTCAGGTAGGCCAACAGCAGGTACATGCACGTCGCCACCCACAGTTGCGTCAACACCGCGTTCTTCGAGCGGCCCACGAAGCGCTTCACCTTCAGGTATTGCTTGATCCACTTGAAGAACAGCTCGATTTGCCAGCGCGACTTGTACAGGTCGGCAATCGTCTTGCCCACCCACTTCGTGTTGTTCGTCACGAACA
This is a stretch of genomic DNA from Acidobacteriota bacterium. It encodes these proteins:
- a CDS encoding carbon-nitrogen hydrolase family protein encodes the protein MACFPNRPVQDVRRPLIARHPLDDVDSPEGGQRPAAGLAPRQSPLDVLGGLPVEMKPELGVQFALEPAPPEESTQAVAQRRKPTRPEHLGHLDYRQYGAGCRLSKYRATRTRRDFRRGNPEEMKFAIAQVMARDTVEENLRDHCRLLDIAAQHRADLIVFPEMSMTGYTREKAAELAFDVDDARLDPLKSTAAAQHIVAVAGAPVRMNGALHIGSFILFPDHSTHSNGHPDLELLRAGLEHGIRRQKRVLVTAGELVGALQANEPGLLLVEKAQGSWSCEAVPFSPTPCLSTAGRVL